A window of the Egibacter rhizosphaerae genome harbors these coding sequences:
- a CDS encoding helix-hairpin-helix domain-containing protein, protein MAETPDVRPVGDLPNEIGKTAARELSVHGITSLEQVARHSRKELLAIHGVGPKAVTILGEALAAQGLDYTGP, encoded by the coding sequence ATGGCCGAGACACCCGATGTCCGCCCGGTGGGGGATCTGCCGAACGAGATCGGCAAGACGGCCGCTCGCGAACTCTCCGTCCATGGGATCACCAGCCTCGAGCAAGTGGCTCGGCACTCGCGGAAGGAGCTGCTGGCCATCCACGGGGTCGGCCCCAAGGCGGTCACCATCCTCGGGGAGGCGTTGGCGGCCCAGGGCCTGGATTACACGGGGCCCTGA
- a CDS encoding dihydrofolate reductase family protein, which yields MLGNRRDERVASQLAAADALLYGRRRYEIFAGYWPHVSDDAHDAALARTLHATPKFVASTTHSAPLSWHSTKVLDGELGAEVAGLKARYQRVHVTGSAALLQRLLRARLVDLLELWTFPVLLGGGKRLFADGTLPASFDLAEVMRAGSGVVITTYRLTP from the coding sequence GTGCTCGGCAACCGCCGCGATGAGCGCGTCGCTTCGCAGCTGGCGGCTGCGGATGCGTTGCTCTACGGGCGAAGGAGGTACGAGATCTTCGCTGGCTACTGGCCGCACGTGTCCGACGATGCCCACGACGCGGCGCTCGCGCGGACGCTGCACGCGACACCGAAGTTCGTGGCGTCGACGACCCACTCGGCGCCGCTGTCGTGGCACAGCACCAAGGTGCTGGACGGTGAGCTCGGCGCTGAGGTCGCTGGTCTGAAGGCGCGGTACCAGCGAGTGCACGTGACCGGGAGCGCGGCGCTGCTTCAACGGTTGCTACGTGCCCGCCTCGTGGACCTACTCGAACTGTGGACGTTCCCGGTGCTGCTCGGTGGGGGCAAGCGGCTGTTCGCGGACGGTACGTTGCCCGCGTCATTCGACTTGGCGGAGGTGATGAGGGCGGGCTCCGGTGTGGTGATCACCACCTACCGACTCACCCCCTGA